In Hamadaea flava, a genomic segment contains:
- a CDS encoding histidine phosphatase family protein codes for MGEPPTPILGPARTRLILVRHAMPAYGPDQPAEEWPLDPAGQTAAIALRRRLPPGALLVASAEPKARQTLEPSGGVTVDPRFGEVRRDEPYDGDFRARRLAYVKGVAHPGWESPADVVTRFGDAVADWRARAGSRPLVVASHGMALTLWLTAAIGLADPGGFWSALQLPDAFSVDLTTRQADRLPPAP; via the coding sequence ATGGGGGAGCCGCCTACGCCGATCCTCGGGCCGGCCCGGACCCGGCTGATCCTGGTACGCCACGCGATGCCGGCCTACGGGCCGGATCAGCCGGCCGAGGAGTGGCCGTTGGACCCGGCCGGGCAGACGGCTGCGATCGCCCTCCGGCGACGGCTCCCACCTGGGGCTCTGCTCGTCGCCAGTGCGGAACCGAAGGCCCGCCAGACGCTGGAGCCGAGCGGCGGCGTCACGGTGGACCCCCGCTTCGGCGAGGTACGCCGGGACGAGCCCTACGACGGAGACTTCCGGGCGCGGCGGCTCGCCTACGTTAAGGGCGTCGCGCATCCGGGCTGGGAGTCGCCCGCCGACGTCGTCACCCGATTCGGTGACGCCGTGGCGGACTGGCGAGCCCGGGCGGGTTCTCGGCCGCTTGTCGTGGCGAGCCACGGCATGGCGCTGACGCTCTGGCTCACCGCCGCGATCGGGCTCGCCGACCCCGGCGGTTTCTGGTCGGCGCTCCAGTTGCCGGACGCCTTCTCGGTGGACCTCACGACACGGCAGGCGGACCGTCTCCCGCCAGCGCCGTAG